In Amycolatopsis methanolica 239, a single genomic region encodes these proteins:
- a CDS encoding ABC transporter family substrate-binding protein → MRGSGKAAALVTVLLTALAACTSTPPPPVVTSPVAQSSSPAAPTASQIVIGVDDIAGGYNPHNLADQSTITTALAQMLLPSVFRPDANGENQLDTTLMRSAEVTSTDPFTVTYLIRQDASWSDGAPIAVEDFVYLAEAMRDQPGVVQPAGYRLISNIQPSEGGKGVQVTFSEPYPGWRTLFSNLLPQHLLKDAPGGWQGALQDSFPAYGGPFSIKTRDNARGEIILERNERYWDKPAAVDQIVLRRSDATGLAGALRSGNDQFVMSRTDSAGLNQFQVLGPSVQLSTVASPRVAEVLLRPANGPLVDDQVREAVSAIIDRNKLIDEGTGGGPSAGLRADAQVRWPSQAGYAPTIPAGYGVPDPAKAESLLTAAGYVKEAGIWRKDGRALTLVVASPGQQEPYASMAKELSNQLIAAGIQVNTLNAQPRDLFANLLALPVSQGSTAPTGNSGAVGVDIAVVPLPVGGDAATVLASTFGCRPGQSSPSANVAVVPANPVAVCDENLQTTIEEALTGEKPLADALAELEPKLWAQHTVLPLFQLADTLATGQGISGMTAGPPLLGPFSEAVNWTRSPR, encoded by the coding sequence GTGCGGGGAAGCGGTAAAGCGGCGGCACTGGTCACGGTGCTGCTGACCGCGTTGGCCGCCTGCACCAGCACCCCGCCGCCGCCGGTCGTGACGTCGCCGGTGGCCCAGTCGTCGAGCCCCGCGGCGCCGACGGCGTCGCAGATCGTGATCGGCGTCGACGACATCGCGGGCGGTTACAACCCGCACAACCTGGCCGACCAGTCCACGATCACCACGGCGCTGGCGCAGATGCTGCTGCCGTCGGTGTTCCGGCCCGACGCCAACGGCGAGAACCAGCTCGACACCACGCTGATGCGCTCGGCCGAGGTCACCTCGACCGACCCGTTCACGGTCACCTACCTGATCCGGCAGGACGCCTCGTGGTCCGACGGCGCGCCGATCGCGGTGGAGGACTTCGTCTACCTCGCCGAGGCCATGCGCGACCAGCCCGGTGTCGTACAGCCGGCCGGGTACCGGCTGATCAGCAACATCCAGCCCAGCGAGGGCGGCAAGGGCGTCCAGGTGACGTTCTCCGAGCCGTACCCGGGCTGGCGGACGCTGTTTTCGAACCTGCTGCCCCAGCACCTGCTCAAGGACGCGCCGGGCGGCTGGCAGGGCGCGCTGCAGGACAGCTTCCCGGCCTACGGCGGGCCGTTCTCGATCAAGACGCGGGACAACGCGCGTGGTGAGATCATCCTGGAGCGCAACGAGCGCTACTGGGACAAGCCGGCCGCGGTCGACCAGATCGTGCTGCGCCGGTCCGACGCCACCGGCCTGGCCGGCGCGCTGCGCAGTGGCAACGACCAGTTCGTCATGTCCCGCACCGACAGCGCCGGCTTGAACCAGTTCCAGGTGCTCGGGCCGAGCGTCCAGCTGAGCACGGTGGCCAGCCCGCGGGTGGCCGAGGTGCTGCTGCGCCCGGCGAACGGCCCGCTCGTGGACGACCAGGTGCGCGAGGCCGTGTCGGCGATCATCGACCGGAACAAGCTGATCGACGAGGGCACCGGCGGCGGCCCGTCGGCCGGGCTGCGGGCCGACGCGCAGGTGCGGTGGCCCTCGCAGGCCGGCTACGCGCCGACGATCCCCGCCGGTTACGGCGTGCCGGACCCGGCGAAGGCGGAGTCGCTGCTGACCGCGGCGGGCTACGTCAAGGAGGCCGGGATCTGGCGCAAGGACGGCAGGGCGCTCACGCTGGTCGTCGCGTCGCCGGGGCAGCAGGAGCCGTACGCGAGCATGGCGAAGGAGCTGAGCAACCAGCTCATCGCGGCCGGCATCCAGGTGAACACGCTGAACGCCCAGCCGCGCGACCTGTTCGCCAACCTGCTGGCGTTGCCGGTGAGCCAGGGCTCGACCGCCCCGACGGGCAACTCCGGCGCGGTGGGCGTCGACATCGCCGTGGTGCCGCTCCCGGTAGGCGGCGACGCGGCAACGGTCCTGGCGTCGACGTTCGGCTGCCGTCCCGGACAGTCCTCGCCGTCGGCGAACGTGGCGGTGGTCCCGGCGAACCCGGTCGCCGTCTGCGACGAAAACCTGCAGACGACGATCGAAGAGGCGCTGACCGGGGAGAAGCCGCTGGCGGACGCGCTGGCCGAACTGGAGCCGAAGCTGTGGGCGCAGCACACGGTGCTGCCGTTGTTCCAGCTGGCCGACACGCTCGCCACGGGACAGGGCATCTCCGGGATGACCGCGGGGCCGCCGCTGCTCGGCCCGTTCAGCGAAGCCGTGAACTGGACCCGCAGCCCCCGCTGA
- the typA gene encoding translational GTPase TypA: protein MFRSPRVPTATAEKVRTDLRNVAIVAHVDHGKTTLVDAMLRQSGAFGERAELVDRVMDSGELEREKGITILAKNTAIRRQTADGPVTINVIDTPGHADFGGEVERGLSMVDGVLLLVDASEGPLPQTRFVLRKTLQAGLPVVLVVNKVDRPDARIAEVVEETHDLLLDLAGDIEDADLDAVLDLPVIYASARAGKASLEQPADGALPDSENLDPLFDVLLRHVPPPKADPDSPLQALVTNLDASNFLGRIALIRIHAGKLRKGQTVAWLREDGSVQNVRISELLVTEALERVPAQEASAGDLVAIAGIPDITIGDTLADVENPVALPRITVDEPAISMTIGVNTSPLAGRNGGDKVTARLVKARLDQELIGNVSIRVLPTERPDTWEVQGRGELALAILVEQMRREGFELTVGKPQVVTKTIDGKLHEPFERLTLDIPEEHLGAVTQLLAARKGRMEDMSGHGTGRIKLEFVLPARGLIGFRTDFLTETRGTGIANHVFEGYHPWAGEIRTRHSGSLVADRSGPVTSYAMIQLADRGTFFVEPGAEVYEGMVVGENPRAEDLDINITKEKKLTNMRSSTGDELERLARPRKLGLEEALEFCAADECVEVAPNAVRVRKVTLEITQRAKERSRAKSRG, encoded by the coding sequence ATGTTCAGGAGCCCTCGCGTGCCCACAGCAACCGCCGAGAAGGTCCGCACCGACCTCCGCAACGTCGCCATCGTCGCGCACGTCGACCACGGGAAGACCACCCTGGTCGACGCCATGCTGCGGCAGTCCGGCGCCTTCGGCGAACGTGCCGAGCTCGTCGACCGCGTGATGGACTCGGGCGAGCTGGAACGTGAGAAGGGCATCACGATCCTCGCCAAGAACACCGCGATCCGCCGCCAGACCGCCGACGGCCCGGTCACCATCAACGTGATCGACACCCCCGGCCACGCCGACTTCGGCGGCGAGGTCGAGCGCGGCCTGTCCATGGTCGACGGCGTCCTGCTGCTGGTCGACGCCAGCGAGGGGCCGCTGCCGCAGACACGGTTCGTGCTGCGCAAGACCCTGCAGGCCGGGCTGCCGGTCGTGCTGGTGGTCAACAAGGTCGACCGCCCGGACGCCCGCATCGCCGAGGTCGTCGAGGAGACCCACGACCTGCTGCTCGACCTGGCGGGCGACATCGAGGACGCCGACCTGGACGCGGTCCTCGACCTGCCGGTGATCTACGCCTCCGCGCGGGCGGGCAAGGCGAGCCTGGAGCAGCCCGCCGACGGCGCGCTGCCGGACAGCGAGAACCTCGACCCGCTGTTCGACGTCCTGCTGCGCCACGTGCCGCCGCCGAAGGCCGACCCGGACAGCCCGCTGCAGGCCCTGGTCACCAACCTCGACGCGTCGAACTTCCTCGGCCGCATCGCGCTCATCCGCATCCACGCGGGCAAGCTCCGCAAGGGCCAGACCGTCGCGTGGCTGCGCGAGGACGGCTCGGTGCAGAACGTCCGGATCTCGGAGCTGCTGGTCACCGAGGCGCTGGAGCGGGTGCCCGCGCAGGAGGCCTCGGCCGGTGACCTGGTCGCCATCGCGGGCATCCCGGACATCACGATCGGGGACACGCTGGCCGACGTCGAGAACCCGGTGGCGCTGCCCCGGATCACCGTCGACGAGCCGGCCATCTCGATGACGATCGGCGTGAACACCTCGCCGCTGGCCGGCCGCAACGGCGGCGACAAGGTCACCGCGCGCCTGGTCAAGGCCCGGCTGGACCAGGAGCTGATCGGCAACGTGTCGATCCGCGTCCTGCCCACCGAGCGCCCGGACACCTGGGAGGTCCAGGGCCGTGGCGAGCTGGCGCTGGCGATCCTGGTCGAGCAGATGCGCCGCGAGGGCTTCGAGCTGACCGTCGGCAAGCCGCAGGTGGTCACCAAGACCATCGACGGCAAGCTGCACGAGCCGTTCGAGCGGCTCACGCTGGACATCCCCGAGGAGCACCTCGGCGCGGTCACCCAGCTGCTCGCCGCCCGCAAGGGCCGCATGGAGGACATGAGCGGGCACGGCACCGGCCGCATCAAGCTGGAGTTCGTGCTGCCCGCGCGTGGCCTGATCGGGTTCCGCACCGACTTCCTGACCGAGACCCGCGGCACCGGCATCGCGAACCACGTGTTCGAGGGCTACCACCCGTGGGCGGGCGAGATCCGCACCCGGCACAGCGGTTCGCTGGTCGCCGACCGGTCCGGACCGGTCACCTCCTACGCGATGATCCAGCTCGCCGACCGCGGCACGTTCTTCGTCGAGCCGGGCGCCGAGGTGTACGAGGGCATGGTCGTCGGCGAGAACCCGCGCGCCGAGGACCTCGACATCAACATCACCAAGGAGAAGAAGCTCACCAACATGCGCTCCTCCACCGGTGACGAGCTGGAGCGCCTGGCGCGCCCGCGCAAGCTGGGCCTGGAGGAGGCCCTGGAGTTCTGCGCCGCCGACGAGTGCGTCGAGGTCGCGCCGAACGCGGTGCGCGTGCGGAAGGTGACGCTGGAGATCACGCAGCGGGCCAAGGAGCGTTCGCGCGCCAAGTCGCGCGGCTGA